One region of Termitidicoccus mucosus genomic DNA includes:
- a CDS encoding efflux RND transporter periplasmic adaptor subunit has product MAKSSKSGGTIITIILLAAIAGGAYWYWKRSNEKPPEIITTIVTRGDVIQSITATGILEAPTSVDVSSQISGKILEVLVDFNSPVKEGDVLARIDPATYESKHTQAEAQLANTQANYTLTSLNTERTRELFKKSLVSQQDLDQAEALLKQADAQLAIQRANVSTAKVDLERCTITAPITGIVLDRQTEPGKTVAASLNAPTLFTLITDLIKMQISADVSEADIGAIAEGQDVTFTVDAYPERQFRGRVSQIRNLPKTAQSVVVYSTIIEVDNRDLRLKPGMTANVSIITARRDNVLKIANAALRARIPESLLDGAPGGGSASEPILASREQIQSLMQEAGVTFTRGQPIVAEDLEKLRKLASERGLALPENFGSGRFRRRDGEASSGGTSARPTPRTVYMLASPLPNLKITSREARFGISDGTTTEVVSGLEENDIVVTNAYLADGTTTTAAATSSPFQQQRIRR; this is encoded by the coding sequence ATGGCAAAATCCAGCAAGTCCGGCGGCACCATCATCACCATCATCCTGCTCGCGGCCATCGCAGGCGGCGCATATTGGTATTGGAAGCGCAGCAACGAAAAGCCGCCCGAAATCATCACCACCATCGTCACTCGCGGCGACGTGATCCAGAGCATCACCGCCACCGGCATTCTCGAGGCGCCGACCAGCGTCGATGTGAGCTCGCAAATCTCGGGCAAGATCCTCGAGGTGCTGGTCGATTTCAATTCGCCCGTGAAGGAAGGCGATGTCCTGGCCCGCATCGACCCCGCCACCTACGAGTCGAAACACACGCAGGCCGAGGCGCAGCTCGCCAACACCCAGGCCAATTACACCCTCACGAGCCTCAACACCGAGCGCACCCGCGAGCTCTTCAAAAAATCCCTCGTTTCGCAACAGGACCTCGACCAGGCCGAGGCGCTCCTCAAGCAGGCCGACGCGCAGCTCGCCATCCAGCGGGCCAACGTCAGCACCGCGAAAGTTGACCTCGAACGCTGCACCATCACCGCGCCCATCACCGGCATCGTCCTCGACCGCCAGACCGAGCCCGGCAAAACTGTCGCCGCCAGCCTCAACGCCCCCACCCTCTTCACCCTCATCACCGACCTCATTAAAATGCAGATCAGCGCCGATGTCTCAGAGGCCGACATCGGGGCCATCGCCGAGGGGCAGGACGTCACGTTTACCGTGGACGCGTATCCCGAACGCCAGTTTCGCGGCAGAGTCTCCCAAATCCGCAACCTCCCCAAAACCGCGCAGTCCGTCGTCGTCTATTCCACCATCATCGAGGTGGACAACCGCGACCTGCGCCTCAAACCCGGCATGACGGCAAACGTCTCCATCATCACCGCGCGCCGCGACAATGTCCTCAAAATCGCCAACGCCGCCCTCCGCGCCCGCATCCCCGAATCCCTCCTCGACGGCGCACCCGGCGGCGGTTCCGCCTCCGAGCCCATCCTCGCCAGCCGCGAGCAAATCCAGTCGCTCATGCAGGAAGCCGGCGTCACCTTCACCCGGGGCCAGCCGATCGTCGCGGAAGATTTGGAAAAACTCAGGAAACTCGCCTCCGAACGCGGACTCGCCCTGCCCGAAAACTTCGGTTCCGGTCGTTTTCGCCGCCGCGACGGTGAAGCCTCATCCGGCGGCACCTCCGCGCGTCCGACTCCGCGCACCGTCTACATGCTCGCCAGCCCGCTGCCGAACCTGAAGATCACCTCCCGCGAAGCCCGTTTCGGCATCAGCGACGGCACCACGACCGAGGTCGTCAGCGGCCTGGAGGAAAACGACATCGTGGTGACCAACGCCTATCTTGCCGACGGCACCACCACCACCGCGGCCGCCACCAGCAGCCCCTTCCAGCAACAACGCATCCGCCGGTAA
- a CDS encoding ABC transporter ATP-binding protein, with the protein MRPVVKLEDIQKTYSNGEIEVRAVRGVTLDIYPGEFVALMGASGSGKSTLMNTLGCLDRPSGGNYYLDGVNVSELGRNERADIRNQKLGFVFQGFNLLSRTTALENVELPMLYGYERVSGAEMRSRAMDALEIVGLAKRFDHYPSQLSGGQQQRVAIARALVNRPQVLLADEPTGNLDTKTSVEVMGVFQKLNDQGITILMVTHELDIAHYCKRNLILRDGRLVSDILVQNRLSAAEEMRKLTQAEAEAKLHDGDGAK; encoded by the coding sequence ATGCGCCCAGTCGTCAAACTCGAGGACATCCAGAAAACCTACAGCAACGGTGAAATCGAGGTCCGCGCCGTGCGCGGAGTGACGCTCGATATCTATCCCGGCGAATTCGTCGCGCTCATGGGGGCGAGCGGCTCCGGCAAGTCCACGCTCATGAACACGCTCGGCTGCCTCGACCGCCCGTCCGGAGGCAATTATTATCTCGATGGCGTGAACGTCTCCGAACTCGGCCGCAACGAGCGCGCCGACATCCGCAACCAGAAGCTCGGCTTCGTTTTTCAGGGCTTCAATCTCCTCTCGCGCACCACCGCGCTCGAAAACGTCGAACTGCCCATGCTCTACGGGTATGAGCGCGTCTCCGGCGCCGAGATGCGCAGCCGCGCGATGGATGCCCTCGAAATCGTCGGCCTCGCGAAGCGCTTCGACCATTATCCGAGCCAGCTTTCCGGCGGACAGCAGCAACGCGTCGCCATCGCCCGCGCCCTCGTCAACCGCCCGCAGGTCCTGCTCGCCGACGAACCCACCGGCAACCTCGACACCAAGACCTCCGTGGAGGTCATGGGCGTCTTCCAGAAACTCAACGACCAGGGCATCACCATCCTCATGGTCACGCACGAGCTCGACATCGCCCACTACTGCAAACGCAACCTCATCCTCCGGGACGGCCGGCTCGTAAGCGACATCCTTGTCCAGAACCGACTCAGCGCCGCCGAGGAAATGCGCAAACTCACCCAGGCCGAGGCCGAGGCCAAACTGCACGACGGCGACGGAGCGAAGTAA
- a CDS encoding ABC transporter permease: MRLLSTIIIALRALRRNKMRSTLTALGMIIGVGAVITTVSLGSGAKATVEAQIASLGQNLITVFPGNFTTGGVRGGWGSASSLTVEDAESIKLEVPGVIGASPTTRDYTQLIAGGLNWRSLIQGESADFPSIRAWPLAYGDFYTDQDVRTTAKVCVIGNTVAEQLYPGIDPIGQTLRVRNIPLRIVGVLSAKGFNAGGQDQDDIVIIPYTTAMKRVTKRDRISAITVQAQNENVMKRVQNDINDLLQQRRKGREPDYTVVNQIEIAEAANKSSETMRMLILAVAVVSLVVGGIGIMNIMLVSVTERTREIGIRMAVGAHGKDILLQFLTEAVVLSVLGGTLGILLGFAASQTIAVWKHWPVLVSTPAVVVSFAFSALIGIFFGFYPARKAAQLDPIDALRYE; encoded by the coding sequence ATGCGCCTCCTCTCCACCATCATCATCGCCCTCCGCGCCCTGCGCCGAAACAAGATGCGCTCCACGCTCACCGCGCTCGGCATGATCATCGGCGTCGGCGCGGTCATCACCACCGTCAGCCTCGGCAGCGGCGCCAAGGCGACCGTCGAGGCGCAGATCGCCAGCCTCGGCCAGAACCTCATCACCGTCTTCCCCGGCAACTTCACCACCGGCGGCGTGCGCGGCGGCTGGGGCTCCGCCAGTTCGCTCACCGTCGAGGACGCAGAGTCCATCAAACTCGAGGTGCCCGGCGTGATCGGCGCCAGCCCCACCACGCGCGATTACACGCAGCTCATCGCGGGCGGACTCAACTGGCGCTCGCTCATCCAGGGCGAATCGGCCGACTTTCCTTCCATCCGCGCCTGGCCTCTCGCCTACGGGGATTTTTATACTGATCAGGACGTGCGCACCACCGCCAAGGTATGCGTCATCGGCAACACCGTAGCCGAGCAGCTTTACCCCGGCATCGACCCGATCGGCCAGACGCTCCGCGTGCGCAACATCCCCCTGCGCATCGTCGGCGTGCTCAGCGCCAAGGGCTTCAACGCCGGCGGGCAGGACCAGGACGACATCGTTATCATCCCCTACACCACCGCGATGAAACGCGTCACCAAGCGCGACCGCATCAGCGCCATCACCGTCCAGGCGCAGAACGAAAACGTGATGAAGCGGGTGCAGAACGACATCAACGACCTGCTCCAGCAACGCCGCAAGGGCCGCGAGCCCGACTACACCGTCGTCAACCAGATCGAGATCGCCGAGGCGGCCAACAAATCCTCCGAGACCATGCGCATGCTCATCCTTGCCGTGGCGGTGGTGTCGCTGGTCGTCGGCGGCATCGGCATCATGAACATCATGCTCGTGAGCGTGACGGAGCGCACCCGCGAGATCGGCATCCGCATGGCGGTCGGCGCGCACGGCAAGGACATCCTGCTCCAGTTTCTCACCGAGGCCGTCGTGCTCAGCGTGCTGGGCGGCACGCTCGGCATCCTGCTCGGCTTCGCCGCCTCGCAGACCATTGCTGTCTGGAAACACTGGCCCGTGCTCGTCTCCACGCCCGCGGTCGTGGTGTCTTTCGCGTTCAGCGCGCTGATCGGCATCTTCTTCGGCTTCTATCCCGCCCGCAAAGCCGCCCAGCTCGACCCCATCGACGCGCTGCGCTACGAGTGA
- a CDS encoding methionine biosynthesis protein MetW: MQKTAAKRSVDMQVIADWVEPRSRVLDLGCGRGVLLESLVQSKEVFAVGVDLDVEKIAACIRRGITAYQGDMMAFMRAFPDRHFDRVICSRTLEEVDNPAAVIDEALRVGGAVTVGFINYGYWKNRLGMLWRGRKLRNAVFTTEWHESRPANPVSVADFEHFCASKRIRVVRRVMLRGDWKTSCGCRPNLFAGYALYDLTRRTTGAPGTGMRP; this comes from the coding sequence ATGCAGAAAACCGCCGCCAAACGTTCCGTGGACATGCAGGTCATCGCCGACTGGGTGGAGCCGCGCTCGCGCGTGCTCGACCTGGGCTGCGGCCGCGGCGTGCTGCTCGAATCGCTCGTGCAGTCGAAGGAGGTGTTCGCGGTCGGGGTGGACCTCGACGTGGAGAAGATCGCCGCGTGTATCCGGCGCGGCATTACGGCCTACCAGGGTGACATGATGGCGTTCATGCGCGCGTTTCCCGACCGGCATTTCGACCGCGTGATCTGTTCCCGCACGCTGGAGGAGGTGGACAATCCGGCGGCCGTGATCGACGAGGCGTTGCGCGTGGGCGGCGCGGTGACGGTGGGGTTCATCAATTACGGGTATTGGAAAAACCGGCTCGGCATGCTCTGGCGCGGACGCAAGCTGCGCAACGCCGTCTTCACCACCGAGTGGCATGAGAGCCGTCCGGCGAATCCGGTGAGCGTGGCCGATTTCGAGCATTTTTGCGCCAGCAAACGCATTCGCGTGGTTCGCCGCGTGATGCTGCGCGGCGACTGGAAAACGTCGTGCGGCTGCCGGCCCAATCTCTTTGCCGGCTACGCGCTCTACGATCTGACGCGCAGGACCACCGGCGCGCCAGGCACCGGGATGCGGCCTTAA
- a CDS encoding sodium:solute symporter family protein, with amino-acid sequence MPTILASITTLELKFVDYLIIGIYFAFVLGIGWVLRRQMTGTKDYLESGRSLPAWICALGFIGANLGAQEVMGMAASGAKYGIMTSHFYWIGAIPAMIFVAIFMMPFYYGSKARSVPEYLKLRFDEKTRGFNALTFAGMTVMSSGISMYALAKLLNLILGWNFHGCIIVSGLIVLAYILMGGLTSAIYNEVLQFFLIVFGFLPLVLLGLKNVGGWEGLKTKLMPVAENAGFASDAWTHSWSFTGSPATNPMGVEWFGLAMGLGFVLSFGYWCTDFLVIQRAMAAKDMGAARRTPILAAIPKMLFPALVIAPGMIAIAMHSMADSSFHLPAKGDSLDYDLVVPTMLSYYFPTGMLGIGLTALMASFMSGMAGNVTAFNTVFTYDIYQSYIKKDGSDRHYLNVGRWTTVFGILFSMGAAYFAAAFNNIMDVLQLVFAFVNAPLFATFLLGMFWRRTTGHAAFSGLVLGTVAAAIHHGLSLPEKAVAGIKGGWLSIQHVYPSEMAQNFWTAIWAWSTCFVITILVSLATKRTKTDDELRGLVYSLTEKIKEHDTAWWKRPAVFGTVVLLCAVVLNILFF; translated from the coding sequence ATGCCCACCATTCTGGCAAGCATTACGACCCTTGAGCTTAAATTCGTCGATTATCTCATTATCGGCATTTATTTCGCCTTCGTGCTCGGCATCGGCTGGGTGCTGCGGCGGCAGATGACCGGCACCAAGGACTACCTCGAATCCGGCCGCTCGCTGCCCGCGTGGATCTGCGCGCTGGGCTTCATCGGCGCCAATCTGGGCGCGCAGGAGGTCATGGGCATGGCCGCCTCGGGCGCCAAGTACGGCATCATGACCAGCCATTTTTATTGGATCGGCGCGATTCCCGCGATGATCTTCGTGGCCATCTTCATGATGCCGTTTTATTACGGTTCCAAGGCGCGCTCAGTGCCCGAATACCTGAAGCTGCGCTTCGACGAGAAGACGCGCGGGTTCAACGCCCTCACCTTCGCCGGCATGACCGTGATGTCCTCGGGCATCTCGATGTATGCGCTGGCCAAGCTCCTCAACCTCATCCTCGGCTGGAACTTCCACGGCTGCATCATCGTCTCCGGGCTGATCGTGCTCGCCTACATTCTCATGGGCGGCCTCACCTCCGCCATCTACAACGAGGTGCTCCAGTTTTTCCTCATCGTGTTCGGCTTCCTGCCGCTTGTGCTGCTCGGCCTCAAAAACGTCGGCGGCTGGGAGGGACTGAAAACGAAGCTCATGCCCGTGGCGGAAAACGCCGGCTTCGCCAGCGATGCGTGGACGCACTCGTGGAGCTTCACCGGCTCGCCGGCGACCAATCCGATGGGCGTGGAGTGGTTCGGCTTGGCGATGGGATTGGGCTTCGTGCTTTCGTTCGGCTACTGGTGCACGGACTTTCTTGTCATCCAGCGCGCCATGGCCGCGAAGGACATGGGCGCGGCGCGACGCACCCCCATTCTCGCGGCGATTCCCAAGATGCTTTTCCCCGCGCTGGTGATCGCGCCGGGCATGATCGCCATCGCGATGCACAGCATGGCCGACAGCAGCTTCCACCTGCCCGCCAAGGGCGACAGCCTCGACTATGACCTGGTCGTGCCGACGATGCTCTCGTATTATTTTCCCACCGGCATGCTCGGCATCGGCCTGACCGCGCTGATGGCCTCGTTCATGAGCGGCATGGCGGGCAACGTGACCGCCTTCAATACCGTCTTCACCTACGACATTTACCAGAGCTATATCAAGAAGGACGGTTCCGACCGGCACTACCTCAACGTCGGTCGCTGGACGACCGTTTTCGGCATCCTCTTCAGCATGGGCGCGGCGTATTTCGCGGCGGCCTTCAACAATATCATGGACGTGCTGCAACTGGTGTTCGCCTTTGTGAACGCGCCGCTCTTCGCCACGTTCCTGCTCGGCATGTTCTGGCGCCGCACGACCGGCCACGCGGCGTTTTCCGGGCTCGTGCTCGGCACGGTCGCCGCCGCCATCCATCACGGTCTCTCGCTGCCGGAAAAAGCCGTGGCCGGAATCAAGGGGGGCTGGCTCTCGATCCAGCACGTTTACCCGAGCGAAATGGCGCAGAACTTCTGGACCGCGATCTGGGCATGGAGCACTTGCTTCGTAATCACCATCCTCGTCTCGCTCGCGACCAAACGCACCAAGACCGATGACGAACTGCGCGGTCTGGTCTATTCGCTCACGGAAAAGATCAAGGAACACGACACGGCCTGGTGGAAACGCCCGGCGGTGTTCGGCACCGTGGTGCTCCTGTGCGCCGTCGTGCTCAACATCCTCTTCTTCTAA
- a CDS encoding alkaline phosphatase family protein, which produces MAALVWGPAHFACASAGVTTPEKDRTLIIVSIDGLPADYIDNAAVKMPVLHRLIREGARAQTMMSVFPTVTWANHTSMITGVTPARHGVIGNSYYDRNTEKEVMLLWDPVFDKDQIVTAPTLYDVAHRAGLKTAGISWPASRNAPALDWQIPCVIDQTLNDQYSTPSLLRELEAKKVPYQHKGLWASKQPPAHDEQKPELSKRGAEGKTEWDRLHTQVALHVLEAHSPNLLLLHFDAVDAYQHQSGRDTEFAYAACAEADRMLGQIVEAVEKSGRRERTTLFVVSDHGFRSYQKQININMALHDAGLVNVSKGKVTGGDVAFVSMGGAAGIYIKSGRDRDAIMKKLLPALKEVEGIEAIMLPDDLAKRGQAVVGKDWRAADVMLSAKDGYAFSARVNRSSVIYKISDTKGAHGYLPDSQKLKACFVAWGAGIKAGVTLGEINNTDVAPTGASLLGLSLPDTDGRVLDEIMK; this is translated from the coding sequence TTGGCAGCGCTCGTATGGGGGCCAGCGCATTTCGCATGCGCGAGTGCCGGAGTAACAACACCCGAGAAAGACCGGACGCTGATCATTGTCAGCATCGACGGGCTGCCGGCGGATTATATTGACAATGCCGCGGTGAAAATGCCGGTGTTGCACCGGTTGATCCGCGAGGGGGCGCGGGCGCAGACCATGATGAGCGTGTTTCCCACCGTGACATGGGCAAACCACACGAGCATGATCACGGGCGTCACCCCGGCGCGACATGGCGTGATCGGCAATTCCTATTACGACCGAAATACCGAGAAGGAGGTGATGCTGTTGTGGGATCCGGTCTTTGACAAGGACCAGATCGTCACCGCCCCGACACTGTATGATGTCGCCCACCGGGCCGGGCTCAAAACCGCGGGCATCTCGTGGCCGGCCAGCCGCAACGCGCCCGCCCTGGACTGGCAGATCCCGTGCGTGATCGACCAGACGTTGAACGACCAATACAGCACGCCTTCCTTGTTGCGAGAACTGGAGGCGAAAAAAGTTCCCTATCAACACAAGGGGTTGTGGGCATCCAAGCAACCGCCGGCCCATGACGAGCAAAAGCCGGAGCTGAGCAAGCGCGGCGCGGAGGGAAAGACGGAATGGGATCGCCTGCACACCCAAGTCGCGCTGCATGTGCTGGAGGCGCACAGCCCGAATCTGCTCCTGCTCCACTTCGACGCGGTGGATGCCTATCAGCACCAGTCGGGGCGGGACACGGAGTTTGCGTATGCCGCATGCGCGGAAGCGGACCGGATGCTCGGGCAAATCGTGGAGGCGGTCGAAAAATCCGGGCGCAGGGAGCGGACGACTTTGTTCGTCGTGTCCGATCACGGATTCAGGAGTTACCAGAAACAGATCAATATCAACATGGCGTTGCACGACGCGGGCTTGGTGAATGTATCCAAGGGAAAGGTGACCGGGGGCGATGTCGCTTTTGTTTCGATGGGCGGGGCCGCGGGGATTTATATCAAAAGCGGACGCGACCGTGATGCGATCATGAAAAAACTGCTGCCGGCCTTGAAGGAGGTCGAGGGCATCGAGGCGATCATGCTGCCCGATGATCTGGCGAAACGCGGGCAGGCGGTCGTCGGAAAAGACTGGCGGGCGGCGGACGTGATGCTGTCGGCGAAGGACGGCTATGCATTTTCCGCGAGGGTGAACCGGTCCTCCGTGATTTATAAAATATCAGACACCAAGGGCGCGCATGGCTATCTGCCGGACAGCCAGAAGCTGAAGGCGTGTTTTGTCGCGTGGGGCGCGGGCATAAAGGCCGGTGTGACACTGGGTGAAATCAACAACACCGACGTCGCGCCGACGGGGGCGTCATTGCTGGGGCTCTCGCTGCCGGACACGGACGGCAGGGTGCTGGACGAAATCATGAAGTGA
- a CDS encoding cupin domain-containing protein, giving the protein MNIVELAQRIRTARVGRGLTLDQVAESSGLAKGLISKVENFRVTPTLPTLVKLCETLGVRLSELVDGLEEKPKLCIVPRDKRKQMERDAANSNIVYYSLAHGRAHRAMDPFELLIPAHGGRSVAMPHEGEEFLTVLAGRVEFEFDGKVHSLATGDSLYFDAETDHRLFNMTNKPARVLCVFLERGGA; this is encoded by the coding sequence ATGAATATCGTAGAACTTGCCCAACGAATACGCACCGCCCGCGTCGGACGCGGATTGACGCTCGACCAGGTCGCCGAGTCATCCGGACTGGCCAAGGGATTGATCTCAAAAGTGGAGAACTTCCGCGTGACACCAACACTGCCGACACTGGTCAAGCTGTGCGAGACATTGGGCGTGCGCCTGTCGGAACTGGTGGACGGGCTCGAGGAAAAACCGAAGCTCTGCATCGTGCCGCGCGACAAGCGCAAGCAGATGGAGCGCGATGCCGCGAATTCCAACATCGTTTATTATTCGCTCGCCCATGGCCGCGCCCACCGGGCGATGGACCCGTTCGAGCTTCTGATTCCGGCGCATGGCGGACGCTCGGTGGCGATGCCCCACGAAGGGGAGGAGTTTCTCACCGTGCTGGCCGGACGGGTGGAATTTGAATTTGACGGGAAGGTGCATTCGCTCGCGACAGGAGACAGCCTGTATTTTGACGCCGAGACGGACCACCGCCTGTTCAACATGACAAACAAGCCGGCGCGCGTGCTCTGCGTGTTTCTTGAGCGCGGCGGTGCGTGA
- a CDS encoding NADP-dependent isocitrate dehydrogenase, translating to MSNATQSTIIYTKTDEAPALATYSLLPVIQAFTKHSGIQVETRDISLSGRILAAFADLLPENQRIADALAELGALTLKPEANIIKLPNISASVPQLKAAIAELQALGYALPDYPESPATAADRDAKARYDRVKGSAVNPVLREGNSDRRAPKAVKDYARKHPHSMGAWSPDSKTNVATMGQDDFFANEKSHTVPAATTVKIVFTGADGSTKTLKESLPLLAGEIIDATILSKKALAAFIETQIARAKADGVLFSVHLKATMMKVSDPIIFGHVVRVFFKKLLEKHAATFARLGVDLNNGFGDLVSKIRTLPEPERALIEADIAAAYAEGPALAMVNSDKGITNLHVPSDVIVDASMPAMIRAGGKMWDAQGKMRDTLAVIPDSSYAGVYQAVIDFCRRHGALDPRTMGSVPNVGLMAQAAEEYGSHNKTFEIPADGTVRVIDTATGETLLEHTVGQGDIWRGCQTKDAAVRDWVKLAVNRARATGAPALFWLDREREHDASLLKKVLVYLSDHDTAGLDIRVLAPAAACRATLERLVQGQDTISVTGNVLRDYLTDLFPILEVGTSAKMLSIVPLMNGGGLFETGAGGSAPKHVQQFLEENYLRWDSLGEFFALAASFEHLASAFNQPKAKILADTLDAANGKFLENDKSPGRKLGTIDNRGSHFYLALYWAQALAEQKQDAGLAKLFAPVAEKLAANEKQIAAELLAVQGKPVDIGPYYRPDDAKASAAMRPSETFNKILAGI from the coding sequence ATGTCGAACGCCACCCAGTCCACCATCATCTACACCAAGACCGACGAAGCACCCGCGCTTGCCACGTATTCGCTCCTGCCCGTCATCCAGGCGTTTACCAAGCACTCGGGCATCCAGGTCGAAACCCGCGACATCTCCCTCTCCGGGCGCATACTCGCCGCTTTTGCCGACCTCCTTCCTGAAAACCAGCGCATCGCCGACGCCCTCGCCGAGCTTGGCGCCCTCACGCTCAAGCCCGAGGCCAACATCATCAAGCTCCCCAACATTTCCGCTTCCGTCCCCCAGCTCAAGGCCGCCATCGCCGAACTCCAGGCGCTCGGCTACGCATTGCCGGATTACCCGGAGTCACCCGCCACCGCCGCCGACCGTGACGCCAAGGCCCGCTACGACCGCGTGAAGGGCTCCGCCGTCAATCCCGTCCTGCGCGAAGGCAACTCCGACCGCCGCGCGCCCAAGGCCGTCAAGGACTACGCCCGCAAGCACCCGCACTCCATGGGTGCCTGGTCGCCCGATTCCAAGACCAATGTCGCCACCATGGGCCAGGACGACTTTTTTGCCAACGAGAAATCCCACACCGTTCCTGCCGCCACCACCGTGAAAATCGTGTTCACCGGCGCCGACGGTTCGACCAAGACGCTCAAGGAAAGCCTTCCGCTCCTCGCCGGCGAAATCATCGACGCCACCATCCTCAGCAAGAAGGCGCTCGCCGCCTTCATCGAAACGCAGATCGCCCGGGCCAAGGCCGACGGCGTCCTCTTTTCCGTGCACCTCAAGGCCACCATGATGAAGGTCTCCGACCCCATCATCTTCGGCCACGTCGTCCGCGTGTTCTTCAAGAAACTGCTCGAAAAGCACGCCGCGACCTTCGCCCGCCTCGGCGTCGATCTCAACAACGGCTTCGGCGACCTCGTATCCAAAATCCGGACACTGCCCGAACCCGAGCGCGCCCTCATCGAGGCCGATATCGCCGCCGCCTACGCCGAAGGCCCCGCGCTCGCCATGGTCAACTCCGACAAGGGCATCACCAACCTCCACGTCCCCAGCGACGTCATCGTCGATGCCTCCATGCCCGCCATGATCCGCGCCGGCGGCAAAATGTGGGACGCCCAGGGCAAGATGCGCGACACGCTCGCCGTCATCCCCGACAGTTCCTACGCCGGCGTTTACCAGGCTGTCATCGATTTCTGCCGGCGGCACGGCGCGCTCGATCCCCGCACCATGGGGTCCGTGCCCAATGTCGGCCTCATGGCCCAGGCCGCCGAGGAATACGGCTCGCACAACAAAACCTTTGAAATTCCCGCCGACGGCACGGTGCGCGTCATCGACACCGCCACGGGTGAAACGCTTCTGGAGCACACCGTCGGGCAGGGCGACATCTGGCGCGGCTGCCAGACGAAGGACGCCGCGGTCCGCGACTGGGTGAAACTCGCCGTCAACCGCGCCCGCGCCACCGGCGCGCCCGCCCTCTTCTGGCTCGACCGCGAACGCGAGCACGACGCCAGCCTGCTCAAAAAAGTCCTCGTTTACCTTTCCGACCACGACACCGCCGGACTCGACATCCGCGTCCTCGCGCCCGCCGCCGCCTGCCGCGCCACCCTCGAGCGTCTCGTCCAGGGTCAGGACACGATCAGCGTCACCGGCAACGTCCTCCGCGACTACCTCACCGACCTGTTCCCCATCCTCGAAGTCGGCACCTCCGCCAAGATGCTCTCCATCGTTCCGTTGATGAACGGCGGCGGTCTTTTCGAGACCGGCGCCGGCGGCTCCGCGCCCAAGCACGTGCAGCAATTTCTCGAGGAAAATTATCTCCGCTGGGACAGCCTCGGGGAGTTCTTCGCCCTCGCCGCGTCCTTCGAGCACCTCGCGTCCGCCTTCAATCAGCCGAAGGCAAAAATTCTGGCCGACACGCTCGACGCGGCCAACGGCAAGTTTCTGGAGAACGACAAGTCTCCCGGACGCAAGCTCGGCACCATCGACAACCGCGGCAGCCATTTCTACCTCGCCCTTTACTGGGCGCAGGCGCTCGCGGAACAGAAGCAGGACGCCGGTCTCGCGAAGCTCTTCGCTCCCGTCGCCGAAAAGCTCGCGGCCAACGAAAAGCAAATCGCCGCCGAACTCCTCGCGGTGCAAGGCAAGCCCGTTGACATCGGCCCCTATTATCGTCCCGACGACGCCAAGGCCTCCGCCGCCATGCGTCCGAGCGAGACATTCAACAAAATCCTCGCCGGGATCTAG